From a single Helicovermis profundi genomic region:
- a CDS encoding GGDEF domain-containing protein yields the protein MEFNITSILNQFFIIVISYNIFSALSLFKLPNKEQLCAVSYVPALLIISFLPVLHTDVNYYDILPIAITLTIILKIIIILFKKDIIVKNFVFINIVIGVLILINPVYNMLFQQVAGNIIYTSISIIFIIGYFVLNSKNKNIKNSYKIFLPLIAIIISSTLQFHNLIFLSYILLYIFIYLEIKTNKLLSILYINNYESKFKKIETDFHFEVQKAAKTRTFHVERIKDHMAEVNKLDHLTKALTRKAIVNAIDLLTMSKNTEKFVFLMFDIDKFKHVNDTYGHIQGDVCLKLVATIAKQNLREIDFLGRYGGDEFIIVLPNQDLKTGLLVANRFREKVSETTNPNFTISVGASIYPWDGKTFKELLDVADKGLYLSKEHGRNSVNYDGYVNLKNLEPKNSKTK from the coding sequence ATGGAATTTAATATTACATCAATTTTAAATCAATTTTTTATTATTGTTATTTCCTATAATATTTTTTCAGCCTTATCACTATTCAAACTACCAAATAAAGAACAATTATGTGCCGTTTCCTATGTTCCTGCACTGCTTATTATTTCTTTTTTACCGGTTTTACACACCGATGTCAACTACTATGATATACTCCCAATCGCGATTACTTTAACAATAATACTAAAAATTATAATAATTTTATTTAAAAAGGATATTATAGTTAAAAATTTTGTATTTATTAATATTGTTATTGGTGTTTTAATACTAATTAATCCAGTTTATAATATGCTTTTTCAACAAGTAGCAGGAAATATTATATATACTTCTATAAGTATCATTTTTATTATTGGTTATTTTGTTCTTAATTCAAAAAATAAAAATATAAAAAATTCATATAAAATTTTTCTTCCGCTAATAGCAATTATAATTTCTAGTACATTACAATTTCATAATTTAATTTTTCTTTCTTATATTTTACTATATATTTTTATTTATTTAGAAATAAAAACTAATAAACTCTTAAGTATTTTATATATTAATAATTATGAATCAAAATTCAAGAAAATAGAAACCGACTTTCATTTTGAAGTACAAAAAGCAGCTAAAACTAGAACATTTCATGTTGAAAGAATTAAAGACCATATGGCTGAGGTAAATAAACTTGATCATCTTACTAAGGCTTTAACAAGAAAGGCTATTGTAAATGCAATTGATTTACTAACTATGTCTAAAAATACAGAGAAATTTGTTTTTTTAATGTTTGATATAGACAAATTCAAACATGTTAACGATACTTATGGGCATATCCAAGGTGATGTATGTTTAAAACTTGTCGCTACTATCGCCAAACAAAATCTTAGAGAAATTGACTTTTTAGGTCGTTATGGTGGAGATGAATTTATTATTGTGCTACCTAACCAAGATTTAAAAACCGGATTACTTGTTGCAAACCGCTTTAGAGAAAAAGTATCAGAAACAACAAATCCAAACTTTACAATTTCTGTCGGCGCAAGCATTTATCCTTGGGATGGTAAAACTTTTAAAGAACTACTAGATGTCGCTGATAAAGGCTTGTATTTATCAAAAGAACACGGGAGAAACTCCGTAAATTACGACGGATATGTAAACCTTAAAAATTTAGAACCTAAAAATTCCAAGACAAAATAA
- a CDS encoding aldehyde dehydrogenase has translation MLKERIVEIQKEYFYKDVTKDINFRIEQLSNLKNAIKKHEDELIKALFIDLNKSEFESYATEIGLLYEEIEYFIKNIRKISKVKKVKTSKVHYPSDSYIMYEPKGVVYIISPWNYPVQLLLMPLIGSIAAGNCNVLKPSEKTPHVADVLEKIINNYFKNEYIYLVRGDRELSNTLLRKSFDHIFFTGSQSVGKHVMKLASENLVPLTLELGGKSPCIVDETANIQIAAKRIVWGKTLNAGQTCVAPDYVYVHKSVKSKLIEEISNFTLKIFGNDMTQNSEYPKIVNDSHFDRLINLLEEGRILFGGNYNKDNLKIGFTLIDKVDWNSSIMDSEVFGPLLPIIEYEDINKIIENLKRKDSPLALYLFTNSKLHEDFVLDSLSFGGGCINDTVSHVSNNNLPFGGVGKSGMGKYHGQSTFYALSNEKIIMKKSTKIDPSLKYHPYTNNKIKILRKLIK, from the coding sequence ATGTTAAAGGAAAGAATTGTTGAAATACAAAAAGAATATTTTTATAAGGATGTTACGAAAGATATTAATTTTAGAATTGAACAACTCAGTAATTTAAAAAATGCGATTAAAAAGCACGAAGATGAATTAATTAAAGCTTTATTTATTGATTTAAATAAGTCTGAATTTGAATCATATGCAACTGAAATTGGTCTGTTATATGAAGAAATTGAATACTTTATTAAAAATATAAGAAAAATTAGCAAAGTAAAAAAAGTTAAAACTTCAAAAGTTCATTATCCTTCTGATAGTTATATTATGTATGAACCAAAGGGTGTTGTCTATATTATTAGTCCTTGGAACTATCCTGTACAACTTTTATTAATGCCACTAATTGGATCTATTGCTGCAGGTAATTGCAATGTTCTAAAACCAAGTGAAAAAACACCGCATGTTGCAGATGTGCTTGAAAAAATTATTAATAATTATTTTAAAAATGAATATATTTATCTTGTACGCGGTGATAGAGAATTATCAAATACTCTTTTAAGAAAGTCATTTGACCATATATTCTTTACAGGAAGTCAGTCAGTTGGAAAGCATGTTATGAAATTGGCTTCTGAGAATTTAGTTCCACTTACCTTAGAACTTGGTGGTAAGAGTCCGTGTATTGTTGATGAAACAGCCAATATTCAAATTGCTGCAAAGAGAATAGTGTGGGGAAAAACTTTGAATGCAGGACAAACCTGCGTTGCTCCTGATTATGTGTATGTTCATAAATCAGTAAAATCAAAATTAATAGAAGAAATTAGTAATTTTACCTTAAAAATATTTGGTAACGATATGACTCAAAATTCTGAGTATCCTAAAATAGTTAATGATAGCCATTTTGATAGATTGATTAATTTATTGGAGGAAGGAAGAATTTTATTCGGTGGTAATTATAATAAAGATAATCTTAAAATTGGATTCACATTAATTGATAAAGTAGATTGGAATAGTAGTATTATGGATTCTGAGGTGTTTGGGCCCTTGCTTCCAATTATAGAATATGAAGATATTAATAAAATTATAGAAAATCTTAAAAGAAAAGATTCTCCACTTGCACTTTATTTATTTACCAACTCTAAATTACATGAAGATTTTGTATTAGATTCTTTGAGTTTTGGAGGAGGTTGTATAAACGATACTGTTTCACATGTTTCGAACAACAACCTACCTTTTGGTGGGGTAGGGAAAAGTGGTATGGGAAAATATCATGGTCAAAGCACCTTTTATGCACTTAGTAATGAAAAGATAATTATGAAAAAATCTACAAAAATTGATCCTAGTTTAAAATATCATCCATACACTAATAACAAAATTAAAATATTAAGAAAACTAATAAAGTGA
- a CDS encoding nuclear transport factor 2 family protein: MRKLCFIVLIFLVFIFTACEAKTLNTSNEDIVADNYSETLDAFLPEAPFSWTYKGNNNYIQVMSIMKIFDTNSTKVYKVSGEVMDVTKGSNRRNFNINLTYTVTYNKLIQDKIEEVMLDSEFNKLTLLKLPLETGNSWVESVYDLEGNKEQLNSKIVKIEGESPNRIITVEYKIDKKKYLETRKIRENVGVIEFNKKVNFDNEQFVLGYKLEKFTRGLKFENTNVNDIKNVNSKTTDTDAINNKKENTTQVVKETKNKENTSDFVEKEKVSKLIIDFDTAWIRYINNSDKSVFDYLYSSGKAYSIIQNYKNVEFTEKFLKINVDKVEIDGNNAKAYVYEKLEKNTSGKIKVYEYNWIYILKKINNVWQIDYYVKNKD, translated from the coding sequence TTGCGAAAATTATGTTTTATTGTTTTAATATTTCTAGTATTTATATTTACAGCATGTGAAGCAAAAACTTTAAATACTTCTAATGAAGATATTGTTGCTGATAATTATAGTGAAACATTAGATGCTTTTCTTCCTGAAGCGCCTTTTTCGTGGACTTATAAGGGCAATAATAATTATATTCAAGTTATGTCTATTATGAAGATTTTTGACACTAATAGTACAAAAGTTTATAAAGTAAGCGGAGAGGTTATGGATGTAACAAAGGGTTCAAATAGAAGAAACTTTAATATTAATTTAACCTATACTGTTACATATAATAAATTAATTCAAGATAAAATTGAAGAAGTTATGTTAGATTCTGAATTCAACAAATTAACTTTACTAAAATTACCTTTAGAAACTGGAAATTCTTGGGTGGAATCTGTGTATGATTTAGAAGGCAATAAGGAGCAGTTAAATTCTAAAATTGTTAAAATTGAAGGAGAATCTCCTAATAGAATTATTACTGTAGAGTATAAAATTGATAAGAAAAAGTATTTAGAAACAAGAAAAATTAGAGAAAATGTTGGAGTTATAGAGTTTAATAAGAAGGTTAATTTTGATAATGAACAATTTGTTTTGGGATATAAATTAGAAAAATTCACCAGAGGCTTAAAATTTGAAAATACTAATGTTAATGATATTAAGAATGTAAATTCCAAAACAACTGATACCGATGCTATAAATAATAAAAAAGAAAACACTACACAAGTAGTCAAGGAAACTAAAAACAAAGAAAATACGAGTGATTTTGTCGAAAAAGAGAAAGTCAGCAAATTGATAATTGATTTTGATACTGCATGGATTAGATACATTAATAATTCTGATAAAAGTGTTTTTGATTATCTGTATTCTTCTGGTAAAGCTTATTCAATTATTCAAAATTATAAAAATGTAGAATTTACAGAAAAGTTTTTAAAAATAAACGTTGATAAAGTTGAAATAGATGGAAATAATGCAAAAGCATATGTATATGAGAAACTTGAAAAAAATACGAGCGGAAAAATTAAAGTTTATGAATATAATTGGATTTATATTTTAAAAAAAATTAATAATGTATGGCAAATTGACTATTATGTAAAAAATAAAGATTAA
- a CDS encoding helix-turn-helix domain-containing protein, producing MSNNIGEKIKELRSAKKMTLKDLSEMTDLSIGFLSQVERGLTALAITSLEKIARALEVDLSYFFPIKKKSSDLVVRSYERELFQIENGQFLHYHLSNDFENKDLLPRVIELLPNPDDNRTLDQYQHEGEEFIYVLEGIFTLIINGEKYELFPGDTAHFDSNNIHNWANFTSKTTKVIVVNTPNGFKEH from the coding sequence ATGTCGAATAATATTGGAGAAAAAATAAAGGAATTAAGATCTGCAAAAAAGATGACTTTGAAAGATTTAAGTGAAATGACAGATCTTTCTATTGGATTTTTATCACAAGTTGAAAGAGGTCTTACAGCACTTGCTATTACATCACTCGAGAAAATTGCTAGGGCGCTTGAAGTTGATTTGTCATATTTTTTTCCTATTAAAAAGAAAAGTTCTGACCTTGTAGTTAGGTCATATGAGAGAGAACTTTTTCAAATAGAGAATGGTCAATTTTTACACTACCATTTATCTAATGATTTTGAAAATAAAGATTTACTTCCAAGGGTTATTGAACTATTACCTAATCCAGATGATAATAGAACTCTAGATCAATATCAGCACGAAGGCGAAGAATTTATTTATGTTTTAGAAGGCATATTTACTCTTATAATAAATGGAGAAAAATATGAACTATTTCCAGGTGATACTGCACATTTTGATTCAAATAATATTCATAATTGGGCAAATTTCACTTCAAAAACAACTAAAGTAATTGTTGTAAATACTCCAAATGGATTTAAAGAACATTAA
- the glsA gene encoding glutaminase A, producing MNLNELVNRNKEYTKHGNVANYIPELSKANPNCLGVAVAKCGESVIAAGDSNIKFTIQSISKPLILIMALLDYGEEIVFSKVGKEPTGDSFNSIRRLETINEFTKPYNPMINAGAIAISSLIKGKSNNEKIERILNFIRKLSNNNDIKINMDVYLSEKRTGNKNRAMAYFLKDIGILEGDVEEILDLYFMHCSIEADIIDLANIARVLACAGKDPLTNEVIIPRRIVQIVNTLMTTCGMYDESGEFAVNVGLPSKSGVGGGIMTVVPGKMGIAVYAPALDKKGNSVAGVKLLEDISNEYNLSIY from the coding sequence ATGAATTTAAATGAGCTTGTAAATAGAAACAAAGAATATACTAAACATGGAAATGTTGCAAATTATATACCAGAATTATCTAAAGCAAATCCAAATTGTTTAGGAGTTGCTGTTGCAAAGTGTGGAGAAAGTGTTATAGCTGCCGGAGATTCAAATATTAAATTTACCATTCAATCTATCTCTAAACCTCTAATATTAATTATGGCGCTTCTTGATTATGGAGAAGAAATTGTATTTTCTAAAGTTGGAAAAGAGCCAACTGGGGATTCTTTTAATTCAATTAGAAGGCTTGAAACAATAAATGAATTTACTAAACCTTATAATCCTATGATTAATGCAGGTGCAATAGCGATATCATCATTAATTAAAGGAAAAAGTAATAATGAAAAAATTGAAAGAATTTTGAATTTTATAAGAAAACTCTCTAATAATAATGATATTAAAATTAATATGGATGTTTATTTATCTGAGAAAAGGACTGGTAATAAGAATAGAGCGATGGCATACTTTTTAAAAGATATAGGAATACTCGAGGGAGATGTTGAAGAAATTTTAGATTTATACTTTATGCATTGTTCAATTGAAGCAGATATTATTGATTTAGCTAATATTGCAAGAGTGCTAGCGTGCGCTGGAAAAGATCCGCTCACTAATGAAGTAATTATTCCGAGAAGAATTGTTCAAATTGTAAATACATTAATGACTACGTGTGGTATGTATGATGAATCAGGTGAATTTGCAGTAAATGTTGGTCTGCCAAGTAAAAGTGGTGTAGGTGGAGGAATTATGACAGTAGTTCCAGGTAAGATGGGTATAGCTGTATATGCACCTGCATTAGATAAGAAAGGAAATAGTGTTGCTGGCGTAAAACTTCTTGAAGATATATCGAATGAATACAATTTAAGTATATACTAA
- the greA gene encoding transcription elongation factor GreA: protein MNQILLTKSALEKVENKYDNLIKKRKEISEEIKKARGFGDLSENAEYHAAREAQSLNETEILKVKSTLSNYKLVEENTDDHETVQLNERIEILYIEDDEKEIVKIVSPIESDPFDGKISYESPIGTALLGKKIGDTVPCETPNGIINLKIVSIPK, encoded by the coding sequence ATGAATCAAATTTTATTAACAAAATCTGCACTAGAAAAAGTTGAAAATAAGTATGATAATTTAATAAAAAAAAGAAAAGAAATTAGTGAAGAAATAAAAAAAGCTAGAGGCTTTGGAGATTTGTCAGAGAACGCTGAATACCATGCTGCTAGAGAAGCTCAATCACTCAATGAAACAGAAATTCTTAAAGTTAAATCAACTTTAAGTAACTATAAGCTGGTTGAAGAAAATACTGACGATCATGAAACAGTTCAACTCAACGAACGCATTGAAATTTTGTATATAGAAGACGATGAAAAAGAAATAGTTAAAATAGTCTCTCCTATAGAAAGTGATCCATTCGATGGTAAAATTTCCTATGAATCACCTATAGGCACTGCTCTTTTAGGGAAAAAAATTGGAGATACTGTTCCATGCGAAACTCCAAATGGTATTATTAATCTTAAAATCGTATCAATCCCAAAATAA